The following proteins are encoded in a genomic region of Planococcus lenghuensis:
- a CDS encoding acyl-CoA dehydrogenase family protein — translation MDFTFSDEQNLLRKTVRKFVDEEINPYIQQWDAEGGFDPVIWQRLADLGLMGVCIPERLGGSGMDYNSLAIVCEELERGDTAFRTAVSVHTGLNSMTLMQWGTREQKQQFLVPQAKGEKIGAFGLTEPGAGSDVAALTTSAVRDGDEYVLNGQKTWISLCDSADHFLVFAYTDKAKKHKGISAFIVERTRSGFSSKAIKGKYGIRAGNTGELFFEDVRIPAANRLGEEGEGFKIAMSALDNGRFTVAAGACGLIQACLEESVKYCRERETFGKPIGDHQLVKQMLANMEAGYQMSRLLVYRAGELKNKGVRNTRETSLAKWQACNFANQAADDAVQIHGAYGYSDEYPVARFLRNSKAPVIYEGTREIHTLMQADYVLGSREDKPLNEMLPSWPFK, via the coding sequence ATGGATTTTACATTTTCTGATGAGCAAAACCTTTTAAGAAAAACAGTGCGGAAATTCGTGGATGAGGAAATTAATCCGTATATCCAGCAATGGGATGCAGAAGGCGGATTTGATCCCGTCATCTGGCAGCGTCTTGCCGATCTTGGTCTGATGGGTGTCTGCATTCCGGAGCGGCTCGGCGGAAGCGGCATGGATTATAATTCCCTTGCCATTGTCTGTGAGGAACTCGAACGGGGGGACACCGCTTTTCGGACAGCGGTATCGGTACACACCGGCTTGAATTCCATGACGCTCATGCAATGGGGGACAAGAGAACAGAAACAGCAGTTCCTGGTTCCGCAAGCGAAGGGTGAGAAAATCGGTGCGTTCGGGCTCACTGAACCCGGAGCAGGCTCCGATGTTGCCGCGCTCACCACAAGTGCGGTGCGGGACGGGGATGAATACGTGCTGAACGGGCAGAAAACCTGGATTTCGCTTTGCGATTCAGCTGACCATTTTCTTGTCTTCGCCTATACCGACAAAGCGAAAAAACATAAAGGGATCTCCGCATTTATTGTCGAACGGACACGTTCCGGTTTTTCATCAAAAGCGATCAAAGGCAAGTATGGCATCCGTGCAGGCAATACCGGTGAACTATTCTTTGAAGATGTCCGCATTCCTGCAGCCAACCGTCTCGGTGAGGAAGGTGAGGGATTTAAAATTGCTATGTCGGCACTTGATAACGGTCGGTTCACGGTCGCGGCAGGAGCGTGCGGGCTGATTCAGGCATGCCTTGAAGAAAGCGTAAAGTACTGCCGGGAGCGGGAGACGTTCGGCAAGCCGATCGGGGATCACCAGCTCGTCAAGCAAATGCTTGCAAATATGGAAGCGGGCTATCAGATGAGCCGGCTCCTCGTGTACCGGGCCGGAGAACTGAAGAACAAAGGCGTCCGGAACACTCGGGAAACGTCGCTTGCCAAATGGCAGGCGTGCAATTTCGCCAATCAAGCGGCGGATGATGCCGTACAGATCCATGGCGCCTATGGCTATTCGGATGAGTATCCGGTCGCCCGGTTCCTGCGCAATTCAAAAGCACCGGTCATCTACGAGGGCACACGGGAAATCCATACGCTCATGCAGGCGGATTATGTACTCGGCAGCCGGGAAGACAAGCCGCTGAATGAGATGCTGCCGTCATGGCCGTTTAAATGA
- a CDS encoding ATP-binding protein, whose amino-acid sequence MPLQRRIFLFGALFVSAIMILASLSFYLTLSDAVEEQIGIRALTAAVTTADRPDIVAGFTAPDPHAALQPIAEEIRIQSGAEYVVIGNTEGIRYTHPLPDRIGQKMVGDDNERALLQGEAYLSSATGSLGPALRGKAPVFNESGEIIGIVSVGFLSKDITSVFLNYADSVGGIVLLAIAVGIIGSMLLARNIKRTMFGLEPAEIAALFTERNALIDSIREGIIMVNKSGEITMANAAALNVLSLPKETVLIGSKIDDVLPNTLLPQVLETGERQLDRPMTIRGKKTIVNRLPLIIGDEIAGAVSSFRLQSDLDGLRDELSQVRQYIEALRAQAHEHQNFLYTISGLIQLNSLDEAMMLIHDETVEQQSLVQFITQRLKDPFLGGIVIGLFNRARELKVRLVLDEESYLEQIPAFLEKSLFVSVLGNLVTNAFEAVQHLPEQQRIVRLLLSDNGDEILIEVEDSGQGIEAGLLPLLFKERISTKSGEDRGYGMLKIAENVADLRGEIALEKGDLSGALFIISIRTGGKLND is encoded by the coding sequence ATGCCTTTACAGCGAAGAATCTTCTTATTTGGTGCCTTGTTCGTATCCGCCATCATGATTCTGGCAAGTCTGTCATTCTACTTGACCCTGTCAGATGCAGTTGAAGAGCAGATCGGTATTCGGGCACTCACAGCCGCAGTGACTACTGCCGACAGACCGGATATTGTAGCCGGGTTTACAGCGCCAGACCCCCATGCTGCACTTCAGCCGATCGCAGAAGAAATACGGATCCAGTCCGGAGCAGAATATGTCGTCATCGGCAATACAGAAGGAATCCGCTATACACATCCCCTGCCGGACCGGATCGGACAGAAAATGGTAGGAGATGATAATGAACGGGCACTGCTGCAGGGAGAAGCTTATCTGTCATCCGCAACCGGCTCTCTCGGACCCGCGCTTCGGGGTAAAGCCCCTGTCTTCAATGAGTCAGGCGAAATCATCGGAATTGTATCAGTCGGCTTTCTGAGCAAGGACATCACATCCGTCTTTCTGAATTATGCTGATTCCGTGGGAGGCATCGTGCTGCTTGCGATAGCAGTCGGCATTATTGGATCTATGCTGCTTGCCCGGAATATTAAGAGAACCATGTTCGGGCTTGAACCAGCGGAGATCGCGGCGCTCTTCACTGAACGGAACGCCCTCATCGATTCCATTCGGGAAGGGATCATTATGGTCAATAAATCAGGCGAAATTACAATGGCAAATGCCGCAGCGCTTAATGTTTTGTCACTGCCAAAAGAAACAGTACTGATTGGCAGTAAGATTGATGATGTTCTGCCGAATACTCTTCTGCCGCAAGTACTCGAAACAGGCGAACGGCAGTTGGACCGGCCCATGACAATCCGTGGTAAAAAAACTATCGTTAACCGGCTCCCGCTTATAATCGGCGACGAAATTGCCGGTGCAGTTTCCAGCTTCAGACTGCAGTCGGATTTAGACGGGCTTCGGGATGAGCTGTCACAAGTCCGGCAATACATTGAAGCACTTCGGGCGCAAGCACATGAACATCAGAACTTTCTCTATACGATATCCGGTCTGATTCAGCTGAATTCACTTGATGAAGCCATGATGCTGATCCATGATGAGACGGTTGAGCAGCAGTCCCTGGTGCAGTTCATAACCCAGCGGCTTAAAGACCCTTTCCTTGGTGGAATCGTCATCGGACTGTTTAACAGAGCCCGCGAACTGAAAGTGCGACTTGTGCTGGATGAGGAGAGCTACCTGGAGCAAATTCCCGCTTTTCTGGAAAAGAGTTTATTTGTTTCTGTCCTCGGGAATCTTGTGACGAATGCTTTTGAAGCAGTGCAGCATCTTCCTGAACAGCAGCGGATTGTCAGACTGCTTCTCAGTGATAACGGCGATGAAATTCTGATTGAAGTTGAAGACTCCGGACAAGGAATCGAAGCGGGACTGCTCCCGTTGTTGTTTAAGGAACGGATATCCACCAAGTCAGGGGAAGACCGCGGCTATGGCATGTTGAAGATTGCCGAAAATGTTGCTGATCTGCGGGGGGAAATCGCATTGGAGAAAGGCGATCTTAGCGGCGCCTTATTTATTATCTCCATTAGAACTGGAGGAAAATTGAATGATTGA
- a CDS encoding response regulator: protein MIEVLIIEDDRRIAEIHRRFIERIDGFQTVGLAYTGIEARDWIQSLTPHLILLDVHLPDMKGTELMPFIQQHSPDSDIIFITAASEAGIVKKALRSGVSDYMLKPLTFDRFKDSLLAYQAKRQSLDSADLLDEETIQFLWNKAQAAETEQAATPKGIDPSTMAKIREQLGHAAAGFTAEEMGAACGMSRSTARRYLEYLVSEKLARAELLYGTIGRPERRYFPTV from the coding sequence ATGATTGAAGTGCTGATTATTGAAGATGATCGCCGGATCGCTGAGATCCATAGACGATTCATTGAACGGATTGATGGGTTTCAGACAGTGGGGCTCGCTTATACTGGCATTGAAGCCCGGGATTGGATTCAGTCGCTGACCCCGCATCTGATTCTGCTGGATGTGCACCTGCCTGATATGAAAGGCACTGAACTGATGCCGTTCATCCAGCAGCACAGCCCTGACTCAGACATCATTTTCATCACTGCCGCTTCAGAAGCAGGCATTGTAAAAAAAGCGCTCCGGAGTGGTGTGTCCGATTATATGCTGAAACCGCTGACGTTCGACCGCTTTAAAGACAGCCTGCTGGCTTACCAGGCAAAACGGCAGTCCCTCGATTCAGCGGATCTCCTTGATGAAGAAACCATTCAATTCTTATGGAATAAGGCACAAGCTGCAGAAACAGAACAAGCGGCTACACCGAAAGGAATTGATCCCAGCACCATGGCAAAAATCCGTGAACAGCTCGGACATGCTGCAGCTGGGTTCACTGCGGAAGAAATGGGGGCCGCGTGTGGAATGAGCCGTTCTACTGCCCGCCGTTACTTGGAATATCTTGTTTCGGAAAAACTTGCCCGGGCTGAACTGTTGTACGGCACGATCGGGAGGCCGGAACGCCGCTATTTTCCAACTGTATGA
- a CDS encoding MerR family transcriptional regulator encodes MRGDDSLYKVQEAAKMAGISVRTLHHYDHIDLLKPSDVGENRYRYYSDEDLKSLQHILLFKELGFPLKKIQEIVSSGFDRDHALTQHAELLQLKKQRIERLLETIEQTRSELQGITVLSHDERFSAFAADTAKMSLERYIKEEPPAQAAEAKDPTADQTGTDDVGETADRIYRSIAGRMHLPPDHPDVQQDVDDYFVLLNRSFDCTPAVFRRLGDLYVNDSRYTASIDRHKEGLAAYLREAMLSYAGRLHYA; translated from the coding sequence ATGCGAGGTGATGACAGTTTGTATAAAGTTCAGGAAGCCGCAAAAATGGCAGGCATCAGTGTCCGCACACTCCACCATTATGACCATATAGACCTGCTGAAACCGTCGGATGTCGGAGAAAACCGCTACCGGTACTACAGCGATGAGGATTTAAAATCCCTTCAGCATATCCTGTTGTTTAAAGAGCTTGGCTTCCCGCTGAAAAAAATTCAGGAGATTGTCAGCAGCGGCTTTGACCGGGATCATGCGCTTACCCAGCACGCCGAGCTGCTGCAGCTGAAAAAACAGCGGATAGAACGGCTGCTCGAAACGATTGAGCAGACAAGGAGTGAACTGCAAGGCATTACCGTCCTCTCCCACGATGAGCGCTTCAGTGCTTTCGCTGCAGATACCGCGAAAATGTCATTGGAACGGTACATAAAAGAGGAACCGCCGGCACAGGCTGCTGAAGCCAAGGATCCAACCGCAGATCAGACAGGCACCGATGATGTGGGTGAAACTGCCGACCGTATCTACCGGTCCATCGCCGGCCGTATGCATCTCCCGCCGGATCACCCCGACGTGCAGCAGGATGTGGATGATTATTTCGTTCTGCTGAACCGGTCATTCGACTGCACGCCGGCTGTATTCCGCCGGCTCGGAGACCTGTATGTGAACGACAGCCGGTATACCGCGAGTATCGACCGGCACAAGGAAGGGCTTGCCGCTTATTTGCGCGAAGCCATGCTCAGTTATGCGGGGAGGCTGCATTATGCGTGA
- a CDS encoding threonine/serine exporter family protein, with protein MVQTGETRRELALDCCLLAGRLMAEGGAETYRVEDTMERMAASQLMPKSHCSVAPTGIMFSPSDELPTRFVRIRSRRTDLKQVALVNAVSRKLVAGSFSLQEAYEELMAIESTHTAFSFRLQIFAAAIGSGCFLLLFGGAWPDVPYAILIGGIGFIVTDRIERLTRIRFFAEFVAAVIIGTLAYTVIFLGFGEELDGIIIGSVMPLVPGLLITNAVRDMMAGHFVSGLSKGAEAFLTAFAIGAGIALVLSF; from the coding sequence ATGGTACAGACAGGTGAAACAAGACGCGAACTGGCCCTTGATTGCTGCCTGCTCGCCGGCAGGCTGATGGCGGAAGGCGGTGCGGAGACTTACCGGGTGGAAGACACCATGGAGCGGATGGCCGCTTCCCAGCTGATGCCTAAATCTCATTGCTCAGTAGCACCGACCGGTATCATGTTCTCGCCAAGCGATGAACTGCCGACCCGCTTCGTGCGCATCCGTTCAAGACGAACCGACTTGAAACAAGTGGCTCTTGTCAACGCGGTTTCCCGTAAACTGGTCGCCGGCAGCTTTTCACTGCAGGAAGCATATGAGGAACTTATGGCAATTGAAAGTACACACACTGCATTCAGCTTTCGGCTTCAGATTTTTGCGGCTGCTATTGGAAGCGGCTGCTTTCTGCTGCTGTTCGGCGGAGCATGGCCGGATGTGCCGTATGCTATACTCATCGGCGGTATCGGTTTTATTGTAACGGATCGTATCGAGCGGTTGACGCGCATCCGGTTTTTTGCAGAGTTCGTAGCGGCAGTCATCATCGGCACGCTCGCATACACGGTGATTTTCCTTGGATTCGGTGAAGAACTGGATGGAATCATTATCGGCTCTGTCATGCCGCTTGTTCCAGGACTGCTGATTACAAATGCAGTCCGGGATATGATGGCCGGCCATTTTGTATCGGGGTTATCAAAAGGAGCGGAAGCATTCCTGACGGCGTTCGCAATTGGTGCCGGGATTGCGCTCGTCCTGTCATTTTAG
- a CDS encoding threonine/serine exporter family protein — MHWAIETLVAFIGGVSFSVLFNTPTRTLISCGLVGTSGYMVHSMYVGFGGDPVQATFFGAFVIAIAAHLLARSYRMPMIIFSVSGIIMLVPGSRAFNAMLNVVENDYLSALSYAGEALMISGAIAMGLVFAEVFMQLIFNLLRTRKSKKQASL; from the coding sequence ATGCACTGGGCAATAGAAACACTCGTCGCATTCATCGGCGGGGTATCGTTCAGCGTGCTCTTTAATACACCAACCAGGACACTGATCAGTTGTGGGCTCGTTGGTACAAGTGGCTATATGGTTCACAGTATGTATGTGGGTTTTGGCGGAGATCCCGTACAGGCAACATTTTTCGGCGCGTTTGTCATTGCAATTGCGGCTCATTTGCTGGCACGGAGTTACCGGATGCCGATGATCATTTTCAGTGTTTCCGGCATCATCATGCTTGTACCCGGAAGCCGGGCATTCAACGCCATGCTGAACGTAGTGGAAAACGATTATTTGTCTGCACTGTCCTACGCGGGGGAAGCCTTGATGATTTCCGGGGCCATTGCGATGGGACTGGTGTTCGCGGAGGTATTCATGCAGCTGATATTCAATTTGCTGCGGACGCGAAAAAGCAAAAAACAAGCTTCCCTTTAG
- a CDS encoding beta-propeller domain-containing protein: MSKRAGWLIVAAVMAVLGIGFALMTDKVSVSASSVALEEAGLRVNFSAPLSSDAIEQGELVVRDAAGEELEVEMVLRENGRTLEITSLPEGEYTLHISSQALEGSFFKTLAMDEIPFVIQEEVQTLSKEEEVQAYFDRLMKLMESRERYGAFSTDEGVAESAAAGTEETSNSHSTTNIQEPGVDEADLVKTDGEFIYAVSGERVVITDVRNPADILKAATLEFGEEVFPETLLLSEETLVIFGSRYTPPPAGEMHDILPQTGMTSVFLYDVSNPAAPELVREFGTEGHLNSARLADGALYYVTTVSPMIWPSAPEDKGELRPFIYDSGAGGAQTLLPYEQISILPGTLEGTYSIISAIDLGAPSENELEVTGFLGASEQLYMTEDTLYLTASAYMPPEQPAEEAEVVVWAPQAANTVIFKFLLNGTDVEFTASAEVPGTLLNQFSLDEQDGYLRVATTEGGWWAGAEPSRNHLFVLDEQLETAGSLQNLGEGERIYSVRFMEDKAYMVTFKETDPLFVIDLADPASPEVLGLLKIPGFSNYLHPLGEDHLIGFGSETYLEPVKEGEPVVVTGGMKISLFDITDVTVPIEEDTEVIGGRGTYSSLQYDHKALFEEPERSLYGFPVTIYEESGPGRLELKAEGAMIYRITEEGIGLAADLTEEAEGLYQDPAEAVQRIIYSGDALYTIGYNSIAGYNLGSFELTDQLNY; this comes from the coding sequence ATGAGCAAACGGGCCGGATGGCTGATCGTGGCAGCGGTGATGGCAGTTCTGGGAATCGGTTTTGCACTGATGACGGATAAGGTGTCGGTCAGCGCCTCTTCTGTTGCGCTGGAGGAGGCCGGTTTACGGGTGAACTTTTCTGCGCCGCTCAGTTCCGACGCCATTGAGCAGGGTGAACTCGTTGTAAGAGACGCAGCAGGAGAGGAACTGGAAGTGGAAATGGTTCTGCGGGAAAATGGCCGGACCCTCGAGATCACCTCTCTTCCTGAAGGAGAATACACACTCCATATCAGCAGCCAGGCGCTGGAAGGCAGTTTCTTTAAGACCCTTGCCATGGATGAGATTCCTTTTGTGATCCAAGAGGAAGTGCAGACATTGTCGAAGGAAGAAGAAGTGCAGGCCTACTTCGACCGGCTCATGAAGCTGATGGAAAGCAGAGAGCGATATGGTGCGTTTTCGACTGATGAAGGAGTTGCTGAAAGCGCTGCGGCCGGAACGGAAGAAACCAGCAATAGCCATTCGACAACCAATATCCAGGAACCTGGCGTGGATGAAGCAGACCTTGTTAAGACAGATGGTGAGTTCATCTACGCTGTCAGCGGTGAACGTGTGGTGATTACAGATGTCAGGAACCCGGCGGATATCCTGAAAGCTGCGACATTGGAATTCGGAGAAGAAGTATTTCCGGAAACCCTCCTGCTATCAGAAGAAACCCTTGTGATTTTCGGAAGCCGCTATACGCCGCCTCCTGCAGGGGAAATGCATGACATACTGCCGCAGACCGGTATGACCTCAGTGTTTTTATATGATGTCAGCAATCCGGCTGCTCCTGAACTCGTCCGTGAATTCGGGACAGAAGGCCATTTGAACAGCGCCCGTCTGGCAGATGGAGCACTTTACTATGTGACGACTGTCAGTCCGATGATCTGGCCCAGTGCACCGGAGGATAAAGGGGAGTTACGGCCTTTCATATATGATTCCGGCGCTGGCGGTGCACAGACATTGCTGCCGTATGAGCAGATTTCCATCCTGCCCGGAACGCTGGAAGGTACGTACAGTATCATCTCAGCGATTGATTTGGGCGCGCCGTCGGAAAATGAGCTGGAAGTGACAGGGTTTCTCGGTGCCAGTGAACAGCTGTATATGACGGAAGATACGCTTTATTTAACGGCTTCTGCTTATATGCCTCCGGAACAGCCGGCAGAGGAAGCGGAAGTGGTTGTCTGGGCTCCGCAAGCGGCGAATACTGTAATTTTCAAATTCCTGCTGAACGGGACAGATGTGGAATTCACGGCATCTGCTGAAGTGCCGGGAACATTGCTGAATCAGTTTTCTTTGGATGAGCAGGACGGGTACTTGCGGGTCGCCACGACGGAAGGCGGCTGGTGGGCTGGAGCAGAGCCGTCTCGGAATCATTTATTCGTCTTGGATGAGCAGCTGGAAACAGCCGGTTCACTGCAGAATTTAGGTGAAGGTGAACGGATTTATTCGGTCCGTTTCATGGAGGATAAAGCGTATATGGTGACGTTCAAAGAGACCGATCCGCTGTTTGTGATTGACTTGGCGGATCCCGCTTCGCCTGAAGTGCTGGGACTCCTGAAAATTCCGGGTTTCTCCAATTACCTGCACCCGCTTGGAGAGGATCATCTGATCGGCTTCGGTTCTGAAACTTACCTGGAACCGGTGAAAGAAGGCGAACCGGTTGTCGTGACGGGCGGCATGAAAATTTCCCTGTTCGATATCACAGATGTAACGGTGCCGATCGAAGAAGACACGGAAGTCATCGGAGGCAGAGGGACGTATTCGTCGCTGCAGTATGACCACAAAGCACTTTTTGAAGAACCGGAACGCAGCCTGTATGGCTTCCCGGTGACGATTTATGAAGAAAGCGGTCCCGGCAGATTGGAATTGAAGGCGGAAGGGGCCATGATTTACCGCATTACCGAAGAAGGCATTGGATTGGCGGCTGACCTGACAGAAGAAGCGGAAGGGCTGTATCAGGATCCGGCTGAAGCGGTACAGCGGATCATCTACAGTGGGGATGCGCTTTACACGATCGGATATAACAGCATTGCCGGCTATAATCTCGGCTCATTCGAACTTACAGATCAGCTCAATTACTGA
- a CDS encoding zinc-dependent alcohol dehydrogenase, translating to MKAVTYQGAQDIQVKEVADPKIESRDDIIVRITSTAICGSDLHIYNGNIPTYHDYVIGHEPMGIVEEVGPEVTKVKKGDRVVLPFNVSCGHCYYCTHDLESQCDNASDNPHLDTGGYIGFTQRYGNYQGGQAEYLRVPYGNFMPFKIPESAEIDDESVLFLSDIVPTAYWSVEHAGVKPGDVVIVLGCGPVGLLAQKFAWMKGASRVIAVDHVMYRMQKAKEMNNVEVYDFTKHVDAGNFLHDQTNGGADVVIDCVGMDGKKNPIEKAAQKLKLQGGTLSAIEIAKDAVRKFGTIQLTGVYGLRYNMFPLGNMWERNVTVKMGQAPVIHLMPQLFEMINRGDFDPREIISHIVPMEQASAAYKVFNDKQDECTKVILKP from the coding sequence ATGAAAGCTGTGACATATCAGGGTGCACAAGATATCCAAGTAAAAGAAGTCGCCGATCCGAAGATCGAAAGCCGCGATGATATTATTGTCCGGATCACTTCAACTGCCATTTGTGGATCTGACCTTCATATTTATAATGGGAATATTCCGACATACCATGATTATGTGATTGGACATGAACCGATGGGGATCGTTGAAGAAGTGGGTCCTGAAGTAACAAAAGTGAAAAAAGGCGATCGTGTCGTCCTGCCTTTCAATGTCAGCTGCGGCCACTGCTACTACTGTACACATGATCTTGAAAGCCAGTGCGACAATGCAAGTGACAATCCGCATTTGGATACAGGCGGATATATCGGATTCACTCAGCGTTACGGCAATTACCAAGGGGGACAGGCTGAATACCTGAGGGTGCCTTACGGTAATTTCATGCCATTTAAAATTCCGGAATCCGCTGAAATTGACGATGAGTCGGTGCTGTTTCTGTCTGATATTGTTCCGACGGCATATTGGAGTGTCGAGCATGCAGGCGTAAAACCTGGAGACGTGGTCATCGTTCTGGGCTGCGGGCCGGTTGGATTGCTCGCACAGAAATTCGCCTGGATGAAAGGGGCCAGCCGGGTCATCGCAGTGGATCATGTCATGTACCGCATGCAGAAAGCGAAAGAAATGAATAATGTTGAAGTGTATGACTTCACCAAGCATGTGGATGCGGGTAATTTCCTTCATGATCAGACAAACGGCGGAGCCGATGTCGTCATCGATTGTGTAGGCATGGACGGTAAAAAGAATCCCATCGAAAAAGCCGCACAGAAACTGAAGCTGCAAGGCGGAACCTTGAGCGCCATTGAAATCGCGAAAGATGCAGTCCGGAAATTCGGCACGATTCAGCTGACTGGCGTCTATGGACTCCGATACAATATGTTCCCGCTCGGCAATATGTGGGAACGGAACGTTACAGTGAAAATGGGGCAGGCGCCTGTCATTCACCTGATGCCTCAATTATTCGAAATGATCAACCGGGGAGACTTTGATCCGCGGGAAATCATTTCACATATCGTTCCGATGGAGCAGGCCTCCGCTGCCTATAAAGTGTTCAATGATAAGCAGGATGAATGCACAAAAGTCATTTTAAAACCGTAG
- a CDS encoding TerC family protein, which produces MDSIWVEYLWTLLVLIGLEGLLSADNALVLAVIAKHLPEDQKRKAINYGIIMAFAFRFVALFAISFIANVWQIQAIGAAYLLYLGLKHVVQAKFGKENENIEKDIEEESAGKGFKATVGKIALADLAFAIDSILAAVALALGLPDSPLGDFGGMDGGQFIVVVIGGIAGLILIKFAATWFVKLLSQRPALETTAYAIVAWVGVKLAVITLAHEDIAVLDHDFPHSTVWTLIFYGVLVGLALWGWFAPSNKPSSHAKS; this is translated from the coding sequence TTGGATTCAATTTGGGTGGAGTATCTATGGACACTACTGGTCCTGATCGGGCTGGAAGGTCTGTTATCAGCAGATAACGCATTGGTACTCGCGGTTATCGCCAAACATTTACCGGAAGACCAAAAAAGAAAAGCGATTAACTACGGCATCATCATGGCATTTGCTTTCCGGTTTGTTGCACTTTTTGCAATTTCATTTATCGCTAATGTATGGCAGATTCAAGCGATTGGTGCTGCTTACCTGCTTTATCTCGGGCTGAAGCATGTGGTCCAAGCAAAGTTCGGGAAAGAAAATGAGAACATTGAAAAGGACATCGAAGAAGAATCTGCGGGCAAAGGTTTCAAAGCAACAGTCGGGAAAATCGCACTGGCGGATCTTGCATTTGCGATTGACTCAATTCTTGCGGCTGTCGCCCTTGCTCTTGGCTTGCCGGATTCCCCGCTGGGTGATTTCGGCGGTATGGATGGCGGTCAGTTCATCGTTGTCGTTATCGGCGGTATTGCGGGCCTCATACTGATCAAGTTTGCTGCAACATGGTTCGTGAAACTGCTGAGCCAGCGTCCTGCCTTGGAAACGACTGCTTATGCGATCGTGGCATGGGTCGGTGTCAAGCTCGCCGTCATCACGCTGGCCCATGAAGATATCGCTGTGCTCGACCACGACTTTCCGCACAGCACGGTCTGGACGCTTATTTTCTATGGAGTCCTTGTTGGCCTTGCTCTCTGGGGCTGGTTCGCACCGAGCAATAAACCATCCAGTCATGCAAAATCCTAA
- a CDS encoding MFS transporter, whose protein sequence is MAIQHIYYGVTGTRSLLIQMVFTLNAIYYVSVAELNPLQLVLIGTIMELSVLLFELPTGLTADRFGRKLSLVIGTGVLGFAHILEGSIPEFWAIAAASASWGLGWTFISGAEQAWIADELEGRQLEQVFLRGAQYSSFGRFLGIVLSVGLATLFTVQATIIIAGALLTALAAGAFFIVPETKFIRTKREGSSGLADIAEALSGGFGQIRGSRTLTALAIVTLMWGLASEGYDRLWGALFIEDFNLLNEEAIYWFGFFYALAFLLNIIVLQIVERYVKGRYASVLLIANTLLVASMLGFAWAGAFYAAVLLYFVTGALRNINYPLMNIMTNERLASKGRATALSMFGQLDAFGQIAGGPIVGLIALYTSISGGITASALLLVPGIWFIWKLKKTA, encoded by the coding sequence TTGGCAATTCAGCATATTTATTACGGGGTGACAGGGACACGTTCACTGCTCATTCAAATGGTTTTTACGTTAAACGCGATTTATTACGTGTCAGTAGCGGAGTTGAACCCGCTGCAATTGGTGCTGATCGGTACGATTATGGAACTGTCGGTTCTGCTGTTTGAGCTTCCGACCGGCCTGACAGCCGACCGCTTTGGGCGGAAGCTGTCACTCGTCATCGGTACCGGCGTTTTGGGTTTCGCTCATATCCTGGAAGGCAGCATCCCGGAATTCTGGGCGATCGCAGCGGCATCTGCATCATGGGGACTTGGCTGGACATTCATCAGCGGAGCGGAACAGGCATGGATCGCAGATGAACTGGAAGGCAGACAGCTTGAGCAGGTGTTCCTGCGCGGTGCCCAGTACAGCTCGTTCGGCCGCTTTCTCGGTATTGTGCTGAGCGTTGGGCTCGCCACATTATTCACTGTCCAGGCGACGATTATCATTGCCGGTGCGTTGCTGACCGCACTGGCTGCCGGCGCGTTTTTCATTGTGCCGGAAACAAAGTTCATTAGAACGAAACGGGAAGGCAGCTCGGGTCTTGCGGATATAGCAGAAGCTTTGAGCGGCGGGTTCGGGCAGATTCGCGGCAGCCGAACGCTTACTGCACTGGCGATCGTCACACTGATGTGGGGACTGGCCTCGGAAGGCTATGACCGGCTGTGGGGTGCTTTGTTTATCGAAGACTTCAATTTGCTGAATGAAGAAGCCATTTACTGGTTCGGCTTTTTTTATGCGCTTGCGTTCCTGCTGAATATCATTGTTCTGCAGATTGTGGAACGCTACGTTAAAGGGCGCTACGCTTCTGTACTTTTGATCGCCAATACGCTTCTCGTCGCGTCGATGCTCGGCTTCGCATGGGCAGGGGCGTTCTATGCAGCCGTTCTGCTGTATTTTGTAACCGGCGCGCTCCGGAATATCAATTATCCGCTCATGAATATCATGACGAACGAGCGGCTGGCATCCAAAGGGCGGGCGACGGCGCTGTCGATGTTCGGGCAGCTGGATGCGTTCGGCCAGATTGCAGGCGGCCCGATCGTTGGACTCATTGCGCTCTACACGTCCATTTCGGGCGGTATCACCGCATCGGCCTTGCTGCTTGTGCCCGGCATCTGGTTTATCTGGAAGCTGAAAAAGACAGCATAG